A genomic window from Streptomyces sp. NBC_01429 includes:
- a CDS encoding MASE1 domain-containing protein has protein sequence MRADAVRILAVAAAYWAVGQLGLLRQVVIEGTVITPLWPPTGVALSSLLLLGIRVWPGIALGVLLSIATIGPLRLTDLGIIAGNTLAPVCAYLLLRMVGFRIALDRLRDGVALVFLGALAGMLISATIGTAVMVLSGRLPPNGLWPTWSAWWAGDAMGVLVVTPLILVLRRARLPLPREPRRWAEAAALTVAAAAVIPWATRTHLCLLFLVFPLLIWAALRFQLAGAAPCALLVSVLAITAAIDRVGPFAHHSLVEVMISLQALNGSAALTALLLAAIVTEQRNIRRKIEQACLELAEVVAHLSPSPPTPPPGSADPRSGGG, from the coding sequence ATCCGCGCGGACGCGGTACGGATCCTCGCCGTCGCCGCCGCCTACTGGGCGGTCGGACAACTGGGACTGCTGAGACAGGTGGTCATCGAGGGGACGGTCATCACCCCGCTCTGGCCGCCCACGGGCGTCGCGCTGAGCAGTCTGCTCCTGCTGGGCATCCGCGTCTGGCCGGGGATCGCGCTCGGAGTGCTGCTCTCCATCGCGACGATCGGCCCGCTCCGCCTCACCGACCTCGGCATCATCGCTGGGAACACGCTCGCCCCCGTCTGCGCCTACCTCCTGCTCCGGATGGTCGGCTTCCGGATCGCCCTCGACCGGCTGCGGGACGGGGTGGCGCTGGTGTTCCTGGGGGCGCTGGCCGGGATGCTGATCAGCGCGACGATCGGTACGGCCGTGATGGTGCTCAGCGGCCGACTGCCGCCGAACGGGCTCTGGCCGACCTGGTCGGCGTGGTGGGCGGGCGACGCGATGGGCGTCCTGGTCGTCACCCCGCTGATCCTCGTCCTGCGCAGGGCCCGTCTCCCGCTGCCCCGCGAGCCGCGCCGCTGGGCCGAGGCGGCGGCCCTGACGGTCGCGGCCGCCGCCGTCATCCCGTGGGCCACCAGAACCCACCTCTGCCTGCTCTTCCTCGTCTTCCCGCTGCTCATCTGGGCCGCCCTGCGCTTCCAGCTGGCCGGCGCGGCGCCGTGCGCGCTGCTCGTCTCCGTCCTGGCCATCACGGCGGCGATCGACCGCGTCGGCCCCTTCGCGCACCACAGCCTCGTCGAAGTCATGATCAGCCTCCAGGCCCTGAACGGCTCCGCCGCCCTGACGGCCCTGCTCCTCGCGGCGATCGTCACCGAGCAGCGCAACATCCGGCGCAAGATCGAGCAGGCGTGCCTGGAGCTGGCGGAGGTGGTGGCGCACCTCTCCCCGTCCCCGCCCACGCCCCCGCCGGGCTCCGCCGACCCGCGCTCCGGGGGCGGCTGA
- a CDS encoding PP2C family protein-serine/threonine phosphatase — MTRRRPHPSASADDLLTTLGQLTAQARQGAERQHARVELAEALQREMLPAVLPALPGLHAAARYAPARDGLDIGGDWYDGFRLPDGALAFCVGDVQGHDVEAAAIMGQVRIGLRAVAATATDPGEVLSRANDLLLSVNSSLFATCSFLRFDPVTRELESARAGHVPGVWAQSDGRWGIAEDAGGPPLGVQPGEVYPVTRRRLTGSGVVVLLTDGVIEGPSFPLDEGLARVAALAAAAAAGVPGGAAGPGELAAQVMRVAELTGHSDDAAVLALWHDEAYEA; from the coding sequence ATGACCCGGCGTCGCCCCCATCCGTCCGCGAGCGCCGACGACCTGCTGACCACCCTCGGGCAGCTCACCGCCCAGGCACGGCAGGGGGCCGAGCGGCAGCACGCCAGGGTGGAGCTGGCCGAGGCGTTGCAGCGGGAGATGCTTCCCGCCGTACTTCCCGCCCTGCCCGGACTGCACGCGGCGGCGCGATACGCGCCCGCGAGGGACGGCCTCGACATCGGCGGCGACTGGTACGACGGCTTCCGGCTGCCGGACGGCGCGCTCGCTTTCTGCGTCGGCGATGTGCAGGGCCACGACGTGGAGGCCGCCGCGATCATGGGCCAGGTACGGATCGGGCTGCGCGCCGTGGCCGCGACCGCCACCGACCCGGGCGAGGTGCTGAGCCGGGCCAACGACCTGCTGCTGTCGGTGAACTCCAGCCTCTTCGCGACCTGTAGTTTTCTCCGCTTCGACCCGGTCACCCGCGAACTGGAGAGCGCGCGGGCCGGGCACGTCCCCGGTGTCTGGGCCCAGTCCGACGGCCGGTGGGGCATCGCCGAGGACGCGGGCGGGCCGCCGCTGGGGGTGCAGCCGGGGGAGGTGTATCCGGTGACGCGGCGCCGCCTCACCGGTTCCGGGGTGGTCGTCCTGCTCACGGACGGGGTGATCGAGGGGCCGTCGTTCCCGCTCGACGAGGGGCTCGCGCGGGTGGCGGCCCTGGCCGCGGCGGCGGCCGCGGGCGTTCCCGGCGGCGCGGCAGGCCCCGGGGAGCTGGCCGCCCAGGTGATGAGGGTGGCCGAGCTGACGGGCCACTCGGACGACGCGGCCGTGCTTGCCCTGTGGCACGACGAGGCGTACGAGGCGTAG
- a CDS encoding LLM class flavin-dependent oxidoreductase — translation MSLTFHWFLPTYGDSRHVVGGGHGVPTGVPGAAGGRRPADLGYLTQIARAAEQLGFEGVLTPTGAWCEDAWLTTAMLARETERLKFLVAFRPGFVAPTLAAQMAATFQRYAPGRLLLNVVTGGESHEQRAYGDFLGKEERYARTGEFLDIVRSLWRGETVTRHGTHLRVEEARLTRLPDPVPPVYFGGSSEAAGEVAARHSDVYLTWGEPPAQVAGKIAWIRALAAKEGRTVRFGIRLHVIARDTADEAWAEARRQLDGFSEEAISAVQAGLSRSESEGQRRMLALHGGSTDGLEISPNLWAGIGLVRGGAGTALVGSHTEVADRIAEYHRLGIDEFIMSGHPHVEEAYWFGEGVLPVLAHAGLWTHPAGPGTPGETGLDAVPFAAGAGR, via the coding sequence ATGAGCCTCACCTTCCACTGGTTCCTGCCCACCTACGGCGACAGCCGCCATGTCGTCGGCGGCGGCCACGGCGTGCCCACCGGCGTGCCGGGCGCGGCCGGGGGCCGCCGCCCCGCCGACCTCGGCTATCTGACCCAGATCGCGCGCGCGGCCGAACAGCTCGGCTTCGAGGGCGTGCTCACCCCCACCGGCGCCTGGTGCGAGGACGCCTGGCTGACCACCGCGATGCTGGCGCGCGAGACGGAGCGGCTGAAGTTCCTGGTCGCCTTCCGGCCCGGTTTCGTGGCGCCGACGCTCGCCGCCCAGATGGCGGCCACCTTCCAGCGGTACGCGCCCGGCCGGCTGCTGCTCAATGTGGTGACGGGCGGGGAGAGCCACGAGCAGCGCGCGTACGGCGACTTCCTCGGCAAGGAGGAGCGTTACGCGCGCACCGGCGAGTTCCTGGACATCGTCCGGTCGCTGTGGCGCGGCGAGACGGTGACCCGGCACGGCACGCACCTGCGGGTGGAGGAGGCCCGGCTGACCCGGCTGCCCGACCCGGTGCCCCCGGTCTACTTCGGCGGCTCCTCCGAGGCGGCGGGCGAGGTCGCGGCCCGGCACAGCGACGTCTATCTGACCTGGGGCGAACCGCCGGCCCAGGTCGCCGGGAAGATCGCCTGGATCCGCGCGCTCGCGGCGAAGGAGGGCAGGACCGTACGGTTCGGCATCCGGCTCCACGTGATCGCCCGCGACACCGCCGACGAGGCGTGGGCCGAGGCCCGCCGCCAGCTGGACGGCTTCTCCGAGGAGGCGATCAGCGCCGTACAGGCCGGGCTCTCCCGCAGCGAGTCCGAGGGCCAGCGCCGGATGCTGGCGCTGCACGGCGGTTCCACGGACGGCCTGGAGATCTCCCCGAACCTGTGGGCCGGCATCGGCCTCGTACGCGGTGGCGCGGGGACGGCGCTGGTGGGCTCGCACACGGAGGTGGCGGACCGGATCGCGGAGTACCACCGCCTGGGCATCGACGAGTTCATCATGTCCGGCCATCCGCACGTGGAGGAGGCGTACTGGTTCGGGGAGGGCGTCCTGCCCGTACTCGCGCACGCCGGACTGTGGACCCACCCGGCGGGCCCGGGGACCCCCGGGGAGACGGGGCTCGACGCGGTGCCGTTCGCGGCGGGGGCAGGGCGCTGA
- a CDS encoding triphosphoribosyl-dephospho-CoA synthase, whose translation MSRADDVLAQTAVDALLAEAELTPKPGLPDTREADFGALRWSALSLAPGLTAMAAAARRAGGEPGRGLRGELGAIGRCTERSMARANAGAALHHGAVWPLGLLVSAAALAPALDPALAPDRLTTTARRLAAIPDGAAPRIPSPGSAAASRYGAAGARGEARAGFPHVRRALTALRTARAAGAREPEARLDALLTVMSTLQDTGLLHAAGPHGLREAQNGAREVLDAGGAGSARGGAALRDLDVRLRERGLRPRGSAHLLAATLFVDALPSGRTQVTSGRTRVTSGRTRVSRPSARTPVAQPAR comes from the coding sequence ATGAGCCGCGCGGACGACGTGCTCGCGCAGACGGCGGTCGACGCCCTGCTGGCCGAGGCCGAGCTGACCCCCAAGCCCGGCCTCCCGGACACCCGCGAGGCGGACTTCGGCGCCCTGCGCTGGTCGGCGCTCTCGCTGGCACCCGGCCTCACGGCGATGGCGGCGGCGGCCCGCCGCGCGGGCGGCGAGCCCGGCCGCGGACTGCGCGGGGAACTCGGCGCGATCGGCCGCTGCACCGAGCGCTCCATGGCGCGGGCGAACGCCGGCGCCGCGCTGCACCACGGCGCCGTCTGGCCGCTCGGCCTGCTGGTGTCCGCCGCCGCGCTCGCCCCCGCCCTCGACCCCGCGCTCGCTCCCGACCGGCTCACCACCACAGCCAGGCGGCTCGCCGCCATCCCCGACGGGGCGGCGCCGCGGATCCCTTCCCCCGGATCCGCGGCGGCGTCCCGTTACGGAGCGGCCGGCGCGCGGGGCGAGGCGCGCGCCGGATTCCCGCACGTACGACGGGCGTTGACGGCGCTGCGTACGGCCAGAGCCGCGGGCGCCCGCGAACCCGAGGCCCGCCTCGACGCGCTGCTCACCGTCATGAGCACCCTCCAGGACACCGGCCTGCTGCACGCCGCCGGGCCGCACGGGCTGCGCGAGGCGCAGAACGGCGCCCGCGAGGTGCTCGACGCGGGCGGCGCGGGCAGCGCGCGGGGCGGCGCCGCCCTGCGCGACCTGGACGTACGGCTGCGCGAGCGCGGCCTGCGCCCGAGGGGCAGCGCCCATCTGCTGGCGGCGACGCTCTTCGTGGACGCGCTGCCGTCCGGTCGTACGCAGGTGACGTCCGGCCGTACGCGGGTGACGTCCGGCCGTACGCGGGTGAGCCGGCCGTCCGCCCGTACGCCGGTGGCCCAGCCCGCGCGCTGA
- a CDS encoding intradiol ring-cleavage dioxygenase — MTAKHVDKTVSRRRALALGGGAVAGAGAVAVVGFNAFASEETDSAGTGAATTASGSTTASTGQCVLMSSVTEGPYYLDGALVRKDITEGKSGVPLSLRITVQDTTESCGPVAGAAVEIWHCDAWGYYSGYTTANPGGSAPAEDEDGSTADDQTYLRGYQVANADGVVKFTTIIPGWYTPRTCHIHVKVHTGGQKADGTYEGGKVNFTGQLFFDDDIAEQIFTLDPYAKHSGSYTKLDDDMVYEGGGAAGGLLTLTPVHKKDPSKGYKGTIVLGIDPDAENDGAGGGGGGEGGEPPTGTPPTGEPPTDAPSPSASASS; from the coding sequence ATGACAGCGAAACACGTGGACAAGACGGTCAGCAGAAGGCGCGCCCTGGCCCTCGGCGGCGGCGCCGTGGCCGGTGCGGGCGCGGTGGCCGTGGTCGGCTTCAACGCCTTCGCCTCGGAGGAGACGGACAGCGCCGGCACCGGCGCCGCCACCACCGCCTCGGGCTCCACCACCGCCTCGACCGGGCAGTGCGTCCTGATGTCGAGCGTCACCGAGGGGCCGTACTACCTGGACGGCGCGCTGGTGCGCAAGGACATCACCGAGGGCAAGTCGGGCGTCCCGCTCAGCCTGCGGATCACCGTCCAGGACACCACCGAGTCCTGCGGCCCGGTCGCCGGCGCCGCCGTCGAGATCTGGCACTGCGACGCCTGGGGCTACTACTCCGGCTACACCACCGCCAACCCCGGCGGCAGCGCGCCCGCCGAGGACGAGGACGGTTCCACCGCCGACGACCAGACCTATCTGCGCGGCTACCAGGTCGCCAACGCCGACGGCGTCGTCAAGTTCACGACGATCATCCCCGGCTGGTACACCCCGCGCACCTGCCACATCCACGTGAAGGTGCACACCGGCGGCCAGAAGGCGGACGGGACGTACGAGGGCGGCAAGGTCAACTTCACCGGTCAGCTCTTCTTCGACGACGACATCGCCGAGCAGATCTTCACGCTGGACCCGTACGCGAAGCACTCCGGCAGCTACACCAAGCTCGACGACGACATGGTGTACGAGGGCGGCGGCGCGGCGGGCGGCCTGCTGACGCTCACGCCCGTCCACAAGAAGGACCCGTCGAAGGGGTACAAGGGCACGATCGTCCTCGGCATCGACCCGGACGCCGAGAACGACGGCGCGGGCGGCGGTGGCGGCGGCGAGGGCGGTGAGCCCCCGACCGGTACGCCGCCCACCGGGGAGCCGCCGACCGACGCGCCGTCTCCGTCGGCGTCCGCCTCGTCGTAA
- a CDS encoding MFS transporter, which produces MAHPAPLVDLRSSARRPILMTNLSSIAIGFAMYAMSPAAPQLLQLPEATGYGPGQSMLSAGLWMAPAGLGMMAVAPLAAKLSAAYGPKISLLVGALIIACGYGVALGLMGSALGVLGFALIISVGIGFAFAAMPALIMEMVPTPRSADSPLSGNSLSGK; this is translated from the coding sequence GTGGCGCACCCGGCACCGCTGGTCGACCTGCGTAGCAGCGCCCGCCGACCCATCCTGATGACCAACCTCTCCTCCATCGCGATCGGCTTCGCGATGTACGCGATGTCGCCGGCCGCCCCGCAGCTGCTCCAGCTGCCCGAGGCCACCGGTTACGGTCCCGGCCAGTCGATGCTGTCGGCCGGTCTGTGGATGGCGCCCGCCGGGCTCGGCATGATGGCCGTCGCGCCGCTGGCCGCCAAGCTCTCCGCCGCGTACGGTCCCAAGATCTCCCTGCTCGTCGGCGCCCTGATCATCGCCTGCGGTTACGGGGTGGCGCTGGGCCTGATGGGCAGCGCCCTGGGCGTGCTCGGCTTCGCGCTGATCATCAGTGTGGGGATCGGCTTCGCCTTCGCGGCGATGCCCGCCCTGATCATGGAGATGGTGCCGACTCCTCGCTCAGCGGACTCCCCGCTCAGCGGAAACTCGCTCAGCGGAAAGTAA